A window from Bacteroidota bacterium encodes these proteins:
- a CDS encoding isoprenylcysteine carboxylmethyltransferase family protein: protein MVQIGNFFFKHRNWLFIFFYGALFIPSWPIVSKENCGENYLWWPIIIGLIITVKGQLIRGLTIGLAYIVRGGKEGKPYAEGLVTDGIFNHCRNPLYVGNILMLLGVGILANSLLYVAVIIPLFLFIYQAIVLAEEDFLRKKFGNDFDMYCKKVNRWVPDLRGLGKTMKGMEFKWKRWILKEHTTQFIWLAGIILILLLRYPELTGNSITCRNTTAIILLSALTLVYILIRVLKKTGRFKE from the coding sequence ATGGTTCAGATAGGAAATTTTTTCTTCAAACACCGCAATTGGCTCTTCATCTTTTTTTATGGCGCCTTATTCATTCCGTCCTGGCCCATTGTATCAAAAGAAAACTGTGGTGAAAATTATTTATGGTGGCCGATCATCATTGGTTTAATTATTACAGTTAAGGGCCAACTGATCCGCGGACTCACGATCGGGCTTGCTTATATCGTTCGTGGGGGTAAAGAAGGCAAACCCTATGCAGAAGGATTAGTAACGGATGGAATTTTTAATCATTGCCGCAACCCATTGTATGTTGGTAATATCCTGATGCTGTTAGGAGTCGGTATTTTAGCCAACTCGTTATTATATGTTGCTGTAATCATTCCTTTGTTTCTTTTCATTTACCAGGCCATTGTTTTGGCAGAAGAAGATTTTTTGCGTAAAAAATTCGGAAATGATTTTGATATGTATTGTAAAAAAGTAAACCGCTGGGTTCCTGATCTTAGAGGATTAGGGAAAACAATGAAAGGAATGGAGTTTAAGTGGAAGCGTTGGATATTAAAGGAACATACAACACAATTTATCTGGCTGGCAGGTATCATTCTTATTTTACTACTGCGTTATCCTGAGCTTACTGGTAATAGCATTACTTGCCGAAACACTACGGCCATTATTCTTCTTTCTGCACTTACTCTGGTTTATATTCTTATCCGTGTTCTTAAAAAAACAGGAAGGTTTAAAGAATAA
- a CDS encoding M28 family peptidase: MKKLFSVLTALLPLFALAQKKNSPAFFASTISVEDLKKHLYIIASKEMRGRDTPSPGLDKAAEYIENHFKSLGLIPGNNGSYRQQYPLYKDSMISSSMNVNGSAFETNKDFISSNSNYSGEMRFSEAVFAGFGIVDGQQDDYAGLDVMGKLVIIVDGTPDGFKPTQGARSVSATGKGMTAQKKGAAGLLIIGKNFPRTAGGGFQGGWVLNSYKSAQTPLAFTVSEKVAAAIMGDDATGIFDKMKQGVPSKTYKANVDFSYFKQTKTTYASNVMGMIEGTDKKDEYLLITAHYDHIGARNDTIINYGADDDGSGTVSVLELAEAFAKAKEAGKGPRRSILFMTVSGEEHGLWGSAYYANHPVYPLEKTTADLNIDMIGRIGSEYDKDKDSTNYVYVIGDDKLSSDLAPIADLVNKANSKLKLDRKYNDPKDPNRFYYRSDHYNFAEKGVPIIFYFNGVHKDYHRPTDTPDKINYPLMAKRGQLVFHTAWEMANREQMLKRDIKLDTPPRGF; this comes from the coding sequence ATGAAAAAACTGTTTTCTGTACTAACGGCATTGCTTCCCTTATTTGCGCTGGCGCAAAAAAAGAACAGCCCTGCTTTTTTTGCCAGCACTATTTCGGTAGAAGATCTAAAAAAACATTTGTACATAATTGCCAGTAAAGAAATGCGTGGCCGGGACACTCCATCACCAGGCCTGGATAAGGCGGCTGAGTATATCGAAAATCATTTTAAATCGCTTGGTTTAATTCCGGGAAACAACGGAAGCTATCGCCAGCAATATCCGTTGTATAAAGATTCAATGATCAGCAGTTCTATGAATGTGAATGGATCTGCTTTTGAAACTAATAAGGATTTTATTTCTTCCAATTCAAACTACAGCGGTGAAATGCGTTTTAGTGAAGCTGTCTTTGCTGGCTTTGGAATTGTAGATGGTCAGCAGGATGATTATGCAGGATTGGATGTAATGGGCAAACTCGTAATTATTGTCGATGGAACGCCGGATGGTTTTAAACCAACACAAGGCGCAAGATCTGTTTCTGCCACTGGCAAAGGCATGACCGCACAAAAGAAAGGCGCTGCAGGTTTATTGATCATTGGTAAAAATTTTCCAAGGACCGCGGGTGGTGGTTTTCAAGGTGGCTGGGTTCTGAATTCCTATAAGTCAGCACAAACGCCGCTTGCTTTTACAGTTTCAGAAAAAGTTGCTGCAGCTATCATGGGTGATGATGCGACAGGGATATTTGATAAAATGAAACAAGGTGTGCCTTCAAAAACATATAAAGCAAATGTTGACTTCAGCTATTTTAAGCAAACAAAAACTACTTATGCGTCAAATGTAATGGGGATGATTGAAGGAACTGATAAAAAAGATGAGTACCTGCTGATAACTGCACACTATGATCATATTGGTGCAAGAAATGATACAATAATAAATTATGGTGCTGATGATGATGGAAGCGGAACCGTATCGGTGCTTGAATTAGCCGAAGCATTTGCAAAAGCAAAAGAAGCAGGCAAAGGTCCCCGCCGCAGTATTTTATTTATGACGGTAAGTGGTGAAGAACATGGTCTGTGGGGTTCGGCTTATTATGCCAATCACCCTGTTTACCCACTTGAGAAAACAACAGCCGATTTGAATATTGATATGATTGGTAGAATAGGAAGTGAATATGATAAAGACAAAGACTCGACAAATTATGTTTATGTAATAGGAGATGATAAACTCAGTAGCGACCTGGCGCCAATCGCAGATTTGGTTAATAAAGCAAATTCAAAACTGAAGCTCGACAGAAAATATAATGATCCAAAAGATCCGAACCGTTTTTATTATCGTAGCGATCATTACAATTTTGCCGAGAAAGGTGTTCCGATAATTTTCTATTTCAATGGTGTACATAAAGATTATCACCGCCCCACCGATACGCCGGATAAAATAAATTATCCGTTGATGGCAAAAAGAGGCCAGCTTGTTTTCCATACAGCATGGGAAATGGCTAATCGTGAGCAAATGTTGAAAAGAGATATTAAACTGGATACACCTCCAAGAGGATTTTAG
- the rpiB gene encoding ribose 5-phosphate isomerase B, protein MNSPFNLNKPIAIGSDHAGYDYKEKLISFLEGKGFAFTDFGTHSKDSVDYPDFAHPVADAIEKDEAAFGILICGSANGVAITANKHQGIRAAVCWGEELAKLSREHNNANIICIPARFVREGDAEKMVNLFMHTEFEGGRHGKRVDKIACSA, encoded by the coding sequence ATGAACTCTCCTTTCAATCTCAATAAACCCATCGCTATTGGCAGTGACCATGCGGGGTACGATTATAAAGAAAAACTGATTTCTTTTTTAGAAGGCAAGGGCTTTGCATTTACTGATTTTGGAACGCATTCTAAGGACTCGGTGGATTATCCCGATTTTGCACACCCGGTTGCTGATGCTATTGAAAAGGATGAAGCAGCCTTTGGTATTTTAATTTGTGGCAGTGCCAATGGTGTAGCCATTACCGCTAATAAACACCAGGGTATCCGCGCCGCAGTATGCTGGGGCGAAGAGTTGGCCAAACTTTCAAGAGAGCATAATAATGCAAATATTATCTGCATTCCGGCCCGCTTTGTTCGTGAAGGAGATGCGGAGAAAATGGTTAATCTTTTTATGCATACAGAGTTTGAAGGCGGTCGCCATGGCAAACGGGTAGATAAAATAGCCTGCTCTGCCTGA